In Salvelinus alpinus chromosome 30, SLU_Salpinus.1, whole genome shotgun sequence, a single genomic region encodes these proteins:
- the LOC139560454 gene encoding RING finger protein 11-like has protein sequence MGNCLKSPTSDDISLLHESDRGSYGDADADLEPPPPYQEQAHMPVYHPTPSQARLATQLTEEEQVRIAQRIGLIQHLPRGVYDGGRDGSEKKIRECVICMMDFVYGDPIRFLPCMHIYHMDCIDDWLMRSFTCPSCMEPVDAALLSTYETN, from the exons ATGGGAAATTGTCTCAAATCGCCGACGTCGGACGATATATCTTTGCTTCACGAGTCTGACAGAGGAAGTTATGGGGACGCAGACGCGGATTTGGAGCCACCTCCGCCTTACCAG GAGCAGGCTCACATGCCGGTGTACCACCCCACCCCCAGCCAGGCCCGCCTGGCCACCCAGCTGACTGAGGAGGAGCAGGTCCGTATCGCCCAGCGTATCGGCCTCATCCAGCATCTTCCCCGGGGCGTCTATGACGGAGGCCGGGACGGCTCCGAGAAAAAAATCAGAGA GTGTGTGATATGTATGATGGACTTTGTGTACGGGGACCCCATCCGGTTCCTGCCCTGTATGCACATTTACCACATGGACTGTATAGATGACTGGCTGATGAGGTCCTTCACCTGCCCCTCCTGCATGGAGCCTGTGGATGCTGCCCTGCTTTCCACCTACGAGACCAACTGA